A window of Sulfobacillus thermosulfidooxidans contains these coding sequences:
- a CDS encoding glycosyltransferase gives MSRFIAHVIPSDTPATGGNAITAERIVQELEPKGWKGVVTRRPALRGYDFILAYNAWTVGVPLIQSGTNPERVAVIWTGTDLWDGLATFPEMISLLEPVKGHIVFTPNARDRLLSFAPHWESKVHVIVPAVDHQLFRPDVIPPSSNLTSLLIAGGLRPVKRTHWAIDLVQAVRQKGPQLDLVIAGPSRSDDEDSRVKMKAAPHLWVHLVGEIPRQQMPQYYCQAGCVLNTSAAEGVSNALMEAMACGSCVIATRIPGNAALIDHGTTGFLFDTVEEFVDIVLFLWNHPQRRQEIGFNAHQVIHEKHNPWIEQSQYDELLSQWLS, from the coding sequence GTGTCACGATTCATTGCCCATGTTATCCCCTCGGATACACCTGCTACCGGGGGCAATGCCATCACCGCGGAACGAATTGTTCAAGAACTCGAACCCAAAGGTTGGAAAGGTGTCGTCACTCGTCGTCCGGCATTGCGTGGCTACGACTTTATCTTGGCCTATAATGCTTGGACGGTGGGGGTTCCCCTCATCCAATCCGGAACGAATCCTGAACGTGTCGCCGTGATTTGGACGGGAACCGATTTATGGGACGGTCTTGCCACGTTTCCCGAAATGATCTCATTATTAGAACCCGTTAAAGGTCATATCGTCTTTACCCCAAACGCCAGGGACCGTCTCTTAAGCTTTGCACCCCACTGGGAATCCAAAGTGCATGTCATCGTCCCGGCTGTAGATCATCAACTCTTTCGACCGGATGTGATTCCACCCTCAAGTAACCTGACGTCTTTATTGATTGCTGGCGGATTACGACCAGTAAAACGAACTCACTGGGCCATAGACCTCGTTCAGGCAGTGCGCCAAAAGGGACCACAACTGGATCTCGTTATTGCCGGTCCGTCCCGGAGCGATGACGAGGATTCGCGCGTAAAAATGAAAGCGGCACCTCATCTTTGGGTTCATTTAGTCGGAGAGATACCCCGTCAACAAATGCCTCAATACTATTGTCAAGCTGGCTGTGTTCTTAACACCTCTGCGGCCGAAGGGGTATCCAATGCGCTGATGGAGGCCATGGCGTGTGGATCCTGCGTTATTGCCACACGTATTCCGGGTAATGCCGCCCTGATTGATCACGGAACGACAGGTTTTTTGTTTGACACCGTGGAAGAATTTGTTGACATCGTGCTATTCCTTTGGAATCATCCACAACGGCGCCAAGAAATTGGTTTCAATGCGCACCAGGTTATTCACGAAAAGCACAATCCATGGATTGAACAATCTCAATATGATGAGCTCTTGTCCCAGTGGTTGTCCTAA
- a CDS encoding glycoside hydrolase family 15 protein: MAWTHEKLEKPRTGFWPINQYMALGDMRTSALIGPDGSIDWLCLPKFDSGSVFGRILDKDGGAFELAAVEPAEVWRRYWPHTNVVETRVRTRQGLWIVRDWMSYDSVSPRLNRRIRVIDGIAHVRVAVKLRPEYGLVTTQLAALSPFHFAWTHHADVWHLVSDFPLHAINNDAYSELILVAGTTGGFSFGLDPNENSDGWQEQQLVDLNNTVKFWQDWIQMCPDDGDYTEHIERSALTLKLLTYAPTGAIVAAPTTSLPEDPGGVRNWDYRYSWLRDASMTLMALEWLGHPHEGQAFFRWMLTCCAVDRLVLHPVVPGGLVLEWEHPTWQGYEDAHPVRIGNQAATQRQFDVYGEVLDAAWQHFQQVDTDLSDLWPFFTELAEEAALHWTEPDEGIWETRGEPQHFLYSKAQCWVALDRAQKIAQKWHLSAPLDRWQRIANEIRETVLHEGYSSDTQSFMQTFNKDTFDASVLLLPQLGIVPANDPRMLSTISAIRTYLAVPGDNDGLFLYRYRAMDDGIVGSEHAFLICSTWLIGTMALAGQIAEARRLLERFLSITPHGLFAEEYDPLTGRFWGNFPQAFTHLGVITAILHVEQAQSSLMNGPLRGCRGWPRAT, encoded by the coding sequence ATGGCATGGACTCATGAAAAACTTGAAAAGCCCCGCACCGGGTTTTGGCCCATAAACCAATACATGGCTCTTGGTGACATGCGCACGAGTGCTTTAATTGGTCCTGATGGCAGCATTGATTGGTTGTGCCTGCCGAAATTTGATAGCGGCAGCGTGTTTGGAAGGATTTTGGATAAAGATGGAGGGGCCTTTGAACTTGCCGCTGTCGAACCTGCTGAGGTATGGCGGCGGTATTGGCCGCATACCAATGTGGTCGAAACACGTGTCCGTACTCGCCAGGGATTATGGATTGTCCGTGATTGGATGTCGTATGATTCGGTATCGCCACGATTAAACCGACGTATTCGCGTTATCGATGGGATCGCCCATGTTCGAGTAGCGGTGAAACTTCGTCCCGAATATGGATTAGTTACGACTCAATTGGCAGCACTCTCACCCTTTCATTTCGCATGGACCCATCACGCCGACGTATGGCACTTGGTTTCCGATTTTCCTTTGCATGCTATCAATAACGATGCATATAGCGAGTTAATATTGGTTGCTGGTACAACCGGCGGATTTAGCTTTGGGCTTGATCCTAACGAGAATAGTGATGGATGGCAGGAGCAACAACTCGTCGATTTAAACAATACAGTGAAATTTTGGCAAGATTGGATTCAAATGTGTCCCGATGATGGCGATTATACGGAACATATCGAACGTTCGGCGTTGACACTGAAACTCTTGACTTATGCGCCCACAGGAGCCATCGTGGCAGCGCCTACGACATCACTGCCAGAAGATCCTGGAGGGGTGCGCAATTGGGATTACCGGTATTCCTGGTTGAGAGATGCCAGTATGACCTTAATGGCTTTGGAATGGTTAGGCCATCCCCATGAAGGGCAAGCATTTTTCCGGTGGATGTTAACTTGTTGCGCCGTCGATCGCCTCGTATTGCACCCGGTGGTGCCTGGAGGTCTTGTCCTTGAATGGGAGCATCCTACATGGCAGGGCTATGAAGATGCGCACCCTGTTCGCATTGGAAACCAGGCCGCCACGCAGCGGCAATTTGATGTGTATGGGGAAGTACTGGATGCCGCATGGCAACACTTTCAACAGGTCGATACGGACTTGTCCGATTTGTGGCCGTTTTTTACCGAACTCGCGGAAGAAGCGGCGTTACATTGGACCGAGCCCGATGAAGGGATTTGGGAAACGCGCGGGGAGCCCCAGCACTTTCTGTATAGCAAGGCTCAGTGTTGGGTGGCTCTTGACCGTGCCCAAAAAATAGCGCAAAAATGGCACCTCTCGGCTCCCTTGGACCGCTGGCAGCGTATTGCCAACGAGATTCGTGAGACGGTGCTTCACGAAGGTTACAGCTCCGATACACAGAGCTTTATGCAGACCTTCAACAAGGACACATTTGATGCGAGCGTTCTATTGTTACCCCAGTTAGGGATTGTTCCTGCCAATGACCCGCGGATGCTGTCGACGATATCGGCGATAAGGACGTATCTCGCTGTGCCTGGAGATAACGATGGTCTTTTCTTATATCGTTACCGTGCTATGGATGATGGCATTGTTGGATCTGAGCATGCGTTTTTAATTTGTAGCACGTGGTTGATAGGAACAATGGCCTTGGCTGGTCAAATTGCGGAAGCACGAAGGTTGTTAGAGCGATTTTTGTCGATTACACCCCACGGACTCTTTGCCGAAGAATATGACCCTCTTACCGGACGATTCTGGGGAAACTTTCCGCAGGCATTTACCCATTTGGGTGTCATTACTGCGATATTGCATGTAGAACAAGCACAATCTTCCTTGATGAATGGCCCTTTAAGAGGATGCCGGGGATGGCCGCGAGCCACCTAG
- the nrtS gene encoding nitrate/nitrite transporter NrtS has protein sequence MRNVETDQENTSMICHTCGRPIVRYRTVKDSQVVWLCRRDAVLYRPWVRNGVKTALVVGTILALINHGSTYWTGPWTTELFVKTGLTYCVPYAVSMWGALSASRVQYD, from the coding sequence GTGAGAAATGTGGAAACCGATCAAGAGAATACCAGCATGATTTGCCACACGTGTGGCCGTCCTATTGTGCGCTACAGAACCGTCAAAGATTCCCAAGTTGTGTGGCTCTGTAGGCGGGATGCCGTTCTTTATCGACCATGGGTTCGCAATGGGGTAAAAACGGCGCTGGTTGTGGGCACGATTCTCGCCCTGATCAACCATGGCAGTACATATTGGACGGGGCCTTGGACAACAGAATTGTTTGTGAAAACCGGATTGACATATTGCGTTCCGTACGCCGTGTCCATGTGGGGAGCTTTGTCCGCAAGTCGTGTCCAGTATGATTAG
- the merA gene encoding mercury(II) reductase, protein MDIDGMTCTSCEHHVQDALQSVGATDVHADYKKGVATFIAPLDFPVDKAQEAVAQAGYQPKDVKIQDPDNSSEMVPYHMDIQGMTCTDCEVHITKALTKAGASDVSANFRRGEATFWAPETLSLDTLRQAVSEAGYKPKEVRPLSRTVNAQGTDIKGKTGGHQDYDLIVIGSGSAAFGAAIEARGAGFSVAMIERGTLGGTCVNIGCVPSKTLLRASDLHHWAQENPFQGLHTMANPADLKTLVEQKDELVQELRQKKYADLLPEYEIDLIEGEATFVDEHRLKVGDRILTAGRYIIATGARPRIPEIAGLDSVPYLTSTSALNLTTRPKHLLVIGSGYIALELGELFRHFGSEVTLMQRSPALMPAYDAEVRDIIQDVMVSEGITVLTGVQYDHVEKQGNDIAVHLKINGKVQTVVGDALLVAAGRVPNTEALNLPAAGVEQGAHGEPKTDETLRTTNPAIFAAGDVTMGPQFVYVAAYEGKIAAQNALGLKPAVQTLKLDAVPAVTFTQPSIASVGMTEDQAKQKGLAVKSAVLPLEAVTRALANRDTRGVFKLVAEEASGRIVGAQVVSENAGDVIYAATLAVKFGLTIDDLTDSLAPYLTMAEGLKLTALTFDKDVSKLSCCAG, encoded by the coding sequence ATGGATATTGATGGAATGACCTGCACGAGTTGTGAGCACCACGTCCAAGATGCTTTGCAATCCGTAGGTGCCACAGATGTTCATGCCGATTACAAAAAAGGGGTCGCAACGTTTATTGCGCCGTTGGATTTCCCTGTTGACAAAGCACAAGAAGCCGTGGCACAGGCTGGATACCAGCCCAAAGATGTCAAAATTCAAGATCCCGATAATTCCTCAGAAATGGTTCCTTACCACATGGATATTCAAGGCATGACTTGTACAGATTGCGAAGTGCATATTACTAAGGCCCTAACAAAAGCCGGGGCTTCTGATGTGTCAGCCAATTTCCGACGCGGGGAGGCCACATTCTGGGCGCCTGAAACCTTATCGCTCGACACTTTGCGGCAAGCGGTATCAGAGGCCGGATACAAGCCTAAGGAAGTGCGCCCGTTATCCCGAACCGTTAATGCGCAAGGGACAGACATTAAAGGAAAAACCGGTGGTCACCAAGACTATGATCTGATTGTGATTGGTTCGGGCAGTGCCGCCTTCGGTGCCGCCATTGAAGCACGCGGAGCCGGCTTTTCTGTCGCCATGATTGAGCGCGGCACTTTAGGCGGAACCTGTGTCAATATTGGCTGTGTCCCGTCAAAAACCCTTCTTCGCGCGAGTGATTTGCATCATTGGGCCCAAGAAAATCCCTTCCAAGGTCTTCACACTATGGCCAATCCCGCGGATCTTAAGACATTGGTCGAACAAAAAGATGAACTGGTTCAAGAACTGCGGCAGAAAAAGTATGCTGACTTGCTTCCTGAATACGAAATCGATCTCATTGAGGGCGAAGCAACATTTGTCGATGAACACCGTTTGAAAGTTGGGGATAGAATCCTCACTGCAGGACGATATATTATTGCGACGGGTGCTAGACCCCGAATTCCTGAGATTGCCGGGCTCGATAGCGTGCCCTATTTGACGAGTACCTCCGCTCTTAATTTGACCACACGCCCTAAACATCTCCTTGTTATTGGATCGGGCTATATTGCATTGGAACTGGGTGAATTATTCCGTCACTTTGGTTCCGAGGTGACCTTGATGCAGCGCAGCCCGGCCTTGATGCCCGCTTATGACGCTGAGGTCCGGGACATCATCCAAGACGTCATGGTATCAGAAGGTATTACCGTTCTGACTGGCGTCCAATATGACCATGTTGAAAAACAAGGAAACGACATTGCCGTTCATCTAAAAATTAATGGGAAAGTTCAAACCGTAGTCGGAGACGCTTTGTTAGTCGCAGCTGGTCGGGTCCCTAATACCGAGGCGTTGAACTTACCCGCTGCCGGCGTGGAACAAGGTGCACATGGAGAACCGAAAACCGATGAGACGTTACGTACCACAAATCCTGCAATTTTTGCCGCTGGAGATGTCACCATGGGCCCGCAATTTGTCTATGTCGCGGCCTATGAAGGAAAGATCGCTGCGCAAAACGCCCTGGGGTTAAAACCCGCAGTGCAGACTCTGAAACTGGATGCCGTGCCGGCGGTCACCTTTACCCAACCTTCCATTGCTTCCGTCGGAATGACAGAAGACCAAGCTAAACAGAAGGGTCTCGCGGTAAAATCTGCTGTCCTGCCCTTAGAAGCTGTGACTAGAGCTTTAGCCAACCGCGACACGCGCGGGGTTTTTAAATTGGTGGCTGAAGAAGCTTCAGGTCGAATCGTGGGTGCACAAGTTGTCTCCGAAAATGCCGGAGATGTTATTTACGCTGCCACTTTGGCCGTTAAATTCGGTCTAACCATTGACGACCTTACCGATTCACTGGCTCCGTACTTAACGATGGCCGAAGGTCTCAAACTCACCGCGCTAACTTTTGACAAAGACGTCAGTAAATTATCGTGCTGCGCCGGTTAA
- a CDS encoding MFS transporter — protein MTTGAALPAHYKWWALSATSLGMFMAMLNGTTLLVALPTLIRVLHMSSLLAIWVMLAYMVTQTVLVLTVGRFSDMYGRKRWYVAGFALFTVASLAAGFSPNGQTLLIIRALQAVGGSLVMGNSTAIVADAFPRQQLGLALGINSIVIALGQIAGPVLGGLLVTWFSWHWVFWFNVPIGVIGTLWAAYQLHDLTPAARHQRIDYWGNFTYMLSLLGILIAITWGGLRGWQSPVVYTGLATAGVGFYVFLRWEKVVTDPLLKLGLFHIRAFAMGNLSNFFIAMGRGAIVLLFIFYFQGTRGENALQAGISVIPMAIAMGLTAPVSGWLSDRMGARVLATLGAVIMAISLMGFALTISLSTPYVIIALWLTIAGVGNGLFNSPNTSAIMGTVAPEERGIAAGTRTMLLNTGNVFSVGMVLALVAATVPPSIMLAIFAGQPTAVNTQGLVHFVHGLNWAFVFMAFMALISAFLSFLRGQHAPVLVEQSQSAVR, from the coding sequence ATGACAACAGGCGCCGCTCTCCCTGCCCACTACAAATGGTGGGCCCTGTCTGCCACAAGCCTTGGCATGTTTATGGCCATGTTAAATGGCACGACGCTTCTGGTCGCGTTACCAACCCTTATCCGCGTGCTTCATATGTCGTCATTATTGGCCATTTGGGTTATGTTGGCTTATATGGTAACACAGACCGTATTAGTTCTTACCGTCGGCCGGTTTTCGGATATGTACGGACGTAAACGGTGGTATGTGGCGGGATTTGCATTATTTACGGTCGCCAGTTTGGCCGCAGGCTTTTCACCTAATGGGCAAACATTGTTGATAATCCGTGCCCTCCAAGCGGTGGGTGGATCACTGGTCATGGGCAATTCCACAGCGATTGTCGCAGACGCCTTTCCCCGCCAACAACTGGGGCTGGCACTGGGCATTAACAGCATTGTAATTGCGCTTGGCCAAATAGCCGGGCCTGTGTTAGGGGGTTTACTGGTAACATGGTTCAGTTGGCACTGGGTATTTTGGTTCAATGTACCCATTGGAGTTATCGGTACGCTCTGGGCAGCTTACCAACTCCATGATCTAACGCCTGCTGCTCGCCATCAGCGCATTGACTATTGGGGGAACTTCACCTACATGCTAAGCTTGTTGGGAATTTTAATTGCGATTACTTGGGGTGGGCTCAGAGGCTGGCAATCCCCGGTGGTCTATACCGGACTGGCAACGGCCGGGGTAGGCTTCTACGTCTTTTTACGGTGGGAAAAGGTGGTGACAGACCCCTTATTAAAACTCGGCTTGTTTCACATCCGGGCTTTTGCTATGGGTAACTTGTCAAACTTTTTTATCGCCATGGGACGCGGTGCTATCGTGTTGCTCTTTATCTTTTACTTCCAAGGCACACGGGGGGAAAACGCGCTACAAGCAGGTATCTCAGTCATTCCTATGGCGATCGCCATGGGATTGACTGCACCGGTATCGGGATGGTTATCAGACCGCATGGGAGCCCGGGTACTCGCCACCTTAGGCGCGGTGATTATGGCTATCAGCCTTATGGGTTTTGCTCTGACCATTTCCTTATCCACACCCTATGTGATTATCGCTTTGTGGCTCACGATCGCTGGAGTGGGTAATGGCCTGTTTAATTCGCCGAATACAAGCGCCATCATGGGCACGGTAGCGCCGGAAGAGCGAGGGATTGCCGCGGGCACACGCACCATGTTACTGAACACAGGCAATGTCTTTTCGGTCGGAATGGTGCTAGCATTGGTCGCAGCAACGGTTCCCCCGTCCATTATGTTAGCCATTTTCGCGGGCCAACCCACGGCTGTCAATACCCAAGGACTCGTTCACTTTGTGCACGGCTTAAACTGGGCCTTTGTGTTTATGGCCTTCATGGCTCTCATATCAGCATTCCTTTCGTTCCTGCGCGGTCAACACGCGCCGGTCTTAGTCGAACAATCGCAGAGCGCAGTTCGCTAA
- a CDS encoding ArsR/SmtB family transcription factor, producing the protein MFFSLSNSQQEDLLAAFWQALSSPIRLRVLDILRTQGPLNVSQLVQKLEMGQGHLSNHLTCLKSCGLVRAEAQGRYVFYSLSDERVSILLDVSRDILHDHLLGIASCHFVKSSEPQDGDNGGTP; encoded by the coding sequence ATGTTTTTCAGCCTGTCTAATTCGCAGCAAGAAGACCTGCTGGCAGCATTTTGGCAAGCCCTGAGTAGCCCCATTCGTCTGCGTGTTTTGGACATTTTGCGCACACAAGGCCCGTTAAATGTCAGCCAGCTCGTGCAAAAATTGGAGATGGGTCAAGGACACTTATCAAACCATCTGACGTGTCTCAAGAGTTGCGGCTTAGTACGGGCTGAAGCTCAAGGCCGTTATGTCTTTTATTCTTTAAGCGATGAACGGGTCAGTATCTTGTTAGATGTCAGCCGGGACATATTGCATGATCATCTGCTAGGTATTGCCTCCTGCCATTTCGTTAAGTCTTCTGAGCCCCAAGACGGGGATAATGGGGGCACACCCTAG
- a CDS encoding SPFH domain-containing protein, with amino-acid sequence MLELLVEAIIVIGLIILALRSTLRIVPQGSVGVIERLGRFHHEAPPGLVIKLPLVDNLKFVSTKSVTVALSPEPVITADNVSPVIDAYFLYQVVDAKSYLYEIQNPELAIKNIVSSTLRSEVGQRKLAEVMTHREQINAALRNELDELTGPWGIRIVQASIRQVDLTDEMQKAMEAQKKADANKLAAIEQAQGQKEASILQAEGARQAAIMQAEGEQKAMILRADAAKQARILEAEAEAIAIRKLAEAQAEATQVVNRAILGLAEDDAHKWHPEKIQAILQLKSLETLTAVGQSQSTKLVLPGEITGLAGLIDTLKTSSSGTSD; translated from the coding sequence ATGTTAGAATTACTTGTTGAAGCCATTATTGTCATTGGCCTAATTATTTTGGCTCTGCGCTCCACGTTACGAATTGTACCCCAAGGTTCTGTAGGAGTTATTGAACGCTTGGGGCGCTTTCATCATGAAGCCCCGCCAGGCCTCGTGATTAAGTTGCCTCTAGTAGACAATTTAAAATTTGTCAGTACCAAATCCGTGACGGTGGCATTATCTCCGGAACCCGTAATTACCGCCGACAATGTTAGCCCAGTGATTGATGCCTATTTTTTATATCAAGTCGTCGATGCGAAAAGCTATTTGTATGAAATTCAAAATCCCGAATTAGCTATCAAAAATATTGTCTCATCCACCTTACGGTCAGAAGTCGGGCAACGCAAATTGGCCGAAGTGATGACCCACCGCGAGCAAATTAATGCGGCCTTGCGTAATGAGCTCGACGAATTAACGGGTCCATGGGGAATTCGCATCGTACAAGCCTCCATTCGCCAAGTTGACTTGACGGATGAAATGCAAAAGGCGATGGAAGCCCAGAAAAAGGCCGATGCCAACAAATTGGCGGCAATTGAACAGGCCCAAGGACAAAAAGAGGCCAGCATTTTGCAAGCCGAGGGCGCACGGCAAGCCGCCATTATGCAAGCGGAAGGCGAACAGAAAGCGATGATTTTACGTGCTGACGCGGCCAAACAGGCTCGTATTTTAGAGGCCGAAGCCGAAGCCATCGCTATTCGCAAATTAGCGGAAGCTCAAGCCGAAGCGACGCAGGTGGTGAACCGGGCCATCTTGGGATTAGCAGAAGACGACGCACACAAATGGCATCCCGAAAAAATCCAAGCAATTTTACAACTCAAATCATTAGAAACGTTAACTGCCGTTGGCCAGTCCCAATCTACCAAGTTGGTATTGCCAGGAGAGATTACCGGTTTGGCTGGATTAATTGACACTTTAAAAACCTCGAGTTCAGGAACATCTGATTAA
- a CDS encoding S9 family peptidase — MSEWEFGPPDIEDFFRYANITAFSVSDDEESIALATNLGGTFDVWGIKTGIHYPYQLSHVGQMVHDVHYDPAGRYILFSADHDGDENTQMYLLPPQGGTAKILREAPSHKQLILHVSEDGNRLYYASDRENPSFFNNYRLDLETGQEELLVKGEGGPTYIAQVSPDERVLVVLKLFANTFIAGFVVQEGVWHAIVPSPQTPHVVYGAEFIDETHLYVTTNYDAEFSYLAEYDIATQQFKPVAHIEGQDLADLKWDKERKRLYVLAHAGVEDRFYVMDLTVSNPTLQPIDLPVSLVTSWTVARSGTVYVLGQSEIMPNNLFRYTPDTLWTPITDNRSMGIDPRTAVHAEVVHYPSFDGTIIEALWFSPPAARRNGYTIIWPHGGPQYAERRQFRSIVQYFVHEGYQFFAPNFRGSTGYGKTFTTLVEGDWGEGPRKDMVSGIEWLFRMNMAQKDKLFLMGGSYGGYMSLLLHGRHPEYFKAVVDIFGPSNLFTFHDSVPESWKPVMDKFLGNPVTQAEKFREDSPITYLDAMTRPMLVIQGANDPRVVKQESDQLVEALRARGRDVEYMVLEDEGHGFSKKANEIAVYRKIAEFFRQHQ; from the coding sequence ATGAGTGAATGGGAATTTGGGCCACCCGATATTGAAGATTTTTTTCGTTACGCGAATATTACAGCGTTTAGCGTGAGTGACGATGAAGAGTCTATTGCGCTTGCGACAAACCTTGGGGGGACCTTTGATGTCTGGGGGATAAAGACTGGAATTCATTACCCTTATCAATTAAGCCATGTGGGTCAAATGGTGCATGATGTGCATTATGATCCCGCTGGCCGGTATATTTTGTTTAGCGCCGATCATGATGGCGATGAAAATACGCAAATGTATTTGTTACCGCCCCAAGGCGGAACCGCGAAAATTCTTCGCGAAGCACCATCCCACAAGCAACTGATCTTGCATGTATCCGAGGACGGTAATCGTCTATATTATGCGTCCGACAGGGAGAATCCCTCTTTTTTCAATAATTATCGGCTTGACTTAGAAACCGGCCAGGAAGAATTGCTTGTGAAGGGCGAAGGAGGACCCACCTATATTGCCCAAGTTTCTCCGGACGAGCGGGTATTGGTCGTATTGAAATTATTTGCAAATACCTTTATCGCAGGATTTGTTGTGCAAGAAGGGGTATGGCACGCAATTGTGCCCAGTCCCCAAACTCCCCATGTTGTTTATGGAGCCGAGTTTATTGACGAGACCCATCTGTATGTGACGACCAATTACGATGCAGAATTTAGCTATCTGGCTGAATATGATATCGCAACGCAGCAGTTTAAACCTGTGGCACATATCGAAGGACAAGATTTAGCAGACTTAAAATGGGATAAAGAGCGTAAACGTCTTTATGTTCTGGCTCATGCCGGAGTGGAAGACCGATTTTATGTAATGGATCTGACAGTGAGCAACCCAACTTTACAGCCGATTGATTTGCCTGTAAGCCTGGTCACGAGTTGGACGGTGGCACGCTCGGGAACGGTATATGTTCTAGGGCAGTCCGAGATTATGCCAAATAATCTGTTTCGTTATACTCCCGACACTCTGTGGACACCTATAACCGATAACCGCTCCATGGGCATTGATCCACGTACTGCAGTGCATGCCGAGGTTGTGCACTATCCATCATTCGATGGAACCATCATCGAGGCCCTGTGGTTTTCTCCTCCTGCGGCGCGCCGGAACGGTTACACGATCATTTGGCCGCATGGCGGGCCGCAATACGCCGAACGTCGCCAATTTCGGAGCATTGTCCAATATTTTGTCCATGAAGGTTATCAATTTTTTGCTCCCAACTTCCGCGGCAGTACGGGTTACGGGAAAACATTCACGACATTAGTGGAGGGCGACTGGGGCGAGGGACCCCGAAAAGACATGGTGTCGGGAATCGAATGGCTTTTCCGCATGAATATGGCTCAAAAAGACAAGTTGTTTTTAATGGGGGGTAGCTATGGCGGTTATATGAGCTTGTTGCTCCATGGACGACATCCTGAATATTTCAAAGCCGTCGTCGATATTTTTGGCCCCTCCAACTTGTTTACCTTTCATGATTCGGTGCCGGAATCGTGGAAACCGGTCATGGACAAATTTTTAGGCAATCCTGTGACTCAAGCGGAAAAGTTCCGGGAAGATTCGCCCATTACCTATTTGGATGCTATGACCCGTCCCATGTTAGTAATTCAAGGCGCCAACGATCCCCGTGTTGTGAAACAGGAGTCCGATCAGTTGGTCGAAGCATTGCGGGCACGCGGGCGTGATGTTGAGTATATGGTTTTAGAGGACGAAGGACATGGATTTAGTAAAAAGGCGAATGAAATTGCCGTCTATCGCAAAATAGCGGAATTTTTTCGGCAACACCAATGA
- a CDS encoding NfeD family protein has product MRTMRYRSSIDRLIGSVGIAITVIPPDRIGMGIVKVNGQQWSAVTDNPEPIPAGSKIWVSARDQITLIVVADQG; this is encoded by the coding sequence GTGAGGACTATGAGATATCGTTCCTCCATTGATCGCTTAATCGGCTCAGTTGGGATCGCCATCACGGTGATCCCTCCAGACCGAATAGGGATGGGCATTGTGAAAGTGAATGGGCAACAATGGTCTGCAGTGACGGATAATCCCGAACCGATTCCCGCGGGGAGCAAAATTTGGGTGAGTGCACGCGATCAAATCACGCTCATTGTGGTAGCGGACCAAGGCTAA
- a CDS encoding LysR family transcriptional regulator, giving the protein MEITLKQLACLVAVADHGSISAAAVALDVTQPTVTHQLKLLEDLLGYRLVDRSARGITVRPEGQIVVDRARVILQQTASIGDDLVDIRTVHGEVRLGIIQTASAAHFPFVYRSLMTRYPDVHLMVTEGRSMDLVEKVRHGDLDLAVVTLPLMYTDLQVAPLWREELVLIDNPSSSVQEEAITIKQLDGLPFIGLDVGTGLQRHVLALFHENGIQPRLIFQATSIATVIGFVAAGLGISIVPNQAARVYADVGQIVVRHLNPAAFRQLALIYRPLETMTSAVRAIAQTFITQARRFPRG; this is encoded by the coding sequence ATGGAAATTACTCTAAAACAATTAGCATGTTTAGTGGCTGTAGCTGATCACGGTTCGATTTCCGCGGCAGCCGTTGCGCTAGATGTGACGCAGCCGACCGTCACCCATCAGTTAAAGCTTTTGGAAGATTTGTTGGGCTACCGTCTTGTTGACCGGAGTGCCCGGGGAATTACCGTCCGTCCAGAGGGGCAGATCGTGGTGGATAGAGCCCGGGTTATTCTGCAGCAAACGGCGTCGATAGGGGATGATTTAGTCGACATTCGTACGGTTCATGGAGAAGTGCGTCTAGGCATCATTCAAACGGCGTCTGCGGCACACTTTCCATTTGTGTATCGCAGTTTGATGACGCGCTATCCTGATGTGCATCTGATGGTTACAGAAGGACGGTCTATGGATTTAGTGGAAAAAGTGCGCCATGGGGATTTAGATCTGGCGGTGGTCACATTGCCTCTGATGTACACGGACTTGCAAGTGGCCCCATTATGGCGAGAAGAGCTGGTGTTGATCGATAATCCCTCATCTTCCGTTCAGGAAGAAGCGATAACCATTAAGCAGCTTGATGGATTACCTTTTATTGGACTTGATGTGGGGACAGGACTTCAACGTCATGTATTAGCGTTGTTCCACGAAAACGGCATTCAACCTCGCCTAATTTTTCAAGCGACGAGCATAGCCACTGTAATTGGGTTTGTTGCGGCTGGATTAGGGATTTCGATTGTCCCCAATCAAGCCGCTAGAGTCTATGCAGACGTCGGACAAATTGTGGTGCGGCATTTAAATCCGGCAGCCTTTAGACAGCTCGCTCTAATCTATCGGCCTCTCGAAACCATGACGAGTGCGGTGCGTGCGATTGCCCAGACCTTTATTACCCAAGCCCGAAGATTTCCGCGGGGTTAA